A stretch of Klebsiella sp. RHBSTW-00484 DNA encodes these proteins:
- a CDS encoding RepB family plasmid replication initiator protein, translating to MTSENNSLLLNLQEVDKTTGEVVKLDVNSTSTVQPVALMRLGLFVPTLKSTGKSKANRKNVTDATEELVQLSIAKSEGYTDVKITGSRLDMDTDFKVWLGIIRSMSEYGVKSDTLELSFVEFVKMCGFDSRRSNKKMRDRISNSLFKLASVTLKFQSETKGWTTHLVQSAYYDINEDIVEIKAEPKLFELYHMDRRVLLRLKAIDALQRKESAQALYTYIESLPQNPAPISMKRMRDRLNLTSNVYTQNHTVRKAMEQLRDIGYLDYTEFKRGRATYFSVHYRNPKLISGPVKVPRKEEEEKAPEQNYDEVIKALKAAGIDPLKLAEALSAMKPEN from the coding sequence ATGACGAGCGAAAATAACAGCTTACTTCTGAACCTTCAGGAGGTTGATAAGACAACCGGTGAAGTTGTTAAGCTGGATGTCAACAGCACCAGTACCGTGCAGCCAGTAGCGCTCATGAGACTCGGTCTCTTCGTCCCAACTCTGAAATCAACAGGGAAGAGCAAGGCGAACCGGAAAAACGTTACAGACGCGACTGAGGAGCTTGTACAGCTGTCCATTGCCAAAAGCGAAGGATACACTGACGTTAAGATCACCGGTTCGCGTCTTGATATGGACACGGATTTTAAAGTCTGGCTGGGGATAATTCGCTCCATGTCGGAGTATGGGGTAAAAAGTGACACCCTGGAACTGTCGTTCGTCGAATTCGTTAAGATGTGCGGATTTGACTCCCGTCGTTCAAACAAAAAAATGCGCGATCGCATCAGTAATTCCCTGTTTAAACTCGCCTCGGTTACGCTGAAGTTCCAGAGCGAGACCAAAGGATGGACCACCCATCTGGTGCAGTCAGCCTATTATGATATCAACGAGGATATCGTTGAGATCAAGGCTGAACCTAAGCTGTTTGAGCTTTACCACATGGACAGAAGGGTACTGCTGCGGCTGAAAGCCATTGACGCCCTGCAGCGCAAGGAATCAGCCCAGGCGCTTTATACCTACATCGAAAGTCTTCCCCAGAATCCTGCACCTATTTCCATGAAACGGATGCGTGACCGGCTGAATCTCACCTCAAATGTCTATACGCAGAACCACACGGTGCGTAAGGCGATGGAGCAGCTGCGGGATATTGGTTATCTGGATTACACTGAGTTTAAACGTGGCCGAGCCACCTATTTCAGCGTGCATTATCGCAACCCCAAACTCATCAGTGGTCCTGTGAAGGTTCCGCGCAAAGAGGAAGAAGAGAAGGCGCCAGAGCAAAATTATGACGAAGTCATTAAGGCGCTGAAGGCTGCTGGCATCGATCCCCTTAAACTGGCCGAAGCTCTCTCAGCGATGAAGCCAGAAAATTGA
- a CDS encoding tyrosine-type recombinase/integrase, protein MNSIIPLQNSPERVSLLPIAPGVDFATAVALRRMATSTGATPAYLLAPEVSALLWYMPDQRHHMLFATMWNTGIRIGEARTLTPESFDLDGLRPFVRVLSEKVRARRGRPPKDEVRLVPLTDASFVRQMESWMVTTRPRRREPLWPVTDETMRNWLKQAVKRAEADGVHFSIPVTPHTFRHSYIMHMLYHRQPRKVIQALAGHKDPRSMEVYTRVFALDMAATLAVPFTGDGRDAAEILRSLPPAG, encoded by the coding sequence ATGAACAGCATCATTCCCTTGCAGAATTCACCAGAACGCGTCTCCCTGCTGCCGATCGCCCCGGGCGTTGATTTTGCGACCGCGGTGGCACTCCGGCGGATGGCCACCTCAACAGGTGCCACGCCGGCTTACCTCCTGGCGCCGGAAGTGAGCGCCCTCCTCTGGTATATGCCTGACCAGCGTCACCACATGTTGTTCGCCACCATGTGGAATACCGGGATCCGTATCGGTGAAGCCCGGACGCTCACCCCGGAATCGTTCGACCTGGATGGTCTGCGCCCTTTTGTTCGGGTGCTGTCGGAAAAAGTGCGGGCACGTCGTGGCCGGCCGCCAAAAGATGAAGTGCGTCTGGTACCGCTGACGGATGCCAGTTTTGTGCGTCAGATGGAAAGCTGGATGGTCACCACCCGCCCCCGCCGGCGTGAGCCGTTATGGCCGGTCACGGATGAGACAATGCGCAACTGGCTGAAACAGGCGGTGAAGCGGGCTGAAGCTGACGGCGTGCATTTTTCGATCCCCGTGACGCCGCATACTTTCCGTCACAGCTATATTATGCACATGCTTTATCACCGGCAGCCCAGGAAGGTCATCCAGGCACTGGCCGGGCATAAGGATCCGCGCTCGATGGAAGTCTATACCCGGGTATTTGCGCTGGACATGGCTGCCACCTTGGCCGTTCCCTTTACCGGTGATGGGCGAGATGCCGCGGAGATCCTTCGCTCCCTGCCCCCGGCCGGCTGA